ACGTATGAATCATGAGTATCTGGCGGACAAGCAAGTAGTGACGTCCGGCTATGACAAGAAATCGTATCAATATCATTTGTTGGGAATTAAACATACTTCATTGGCTGCAGCAAACTTCTATAACAACTTTAGTGTATTACCCTTAAAAAAACGAATTAAAATGCTAAACAGAAAAAGAACTCATAACATCATGGTAGGTAAGTATCTGATGTTTATACCAGTGGCCGCATTATTGCTGTTATTCAGTAATTGCGCCAATAAGAAAGCGGATAAAGTCCAGTCTGATACCGAAAAAGCAGATACCATAGAGTTGACTGCTGAACCGGAGAAAACAGCAGAACCTCAAGTTGATATAACGATCACGGAGACGAAAGGTGATTCTATTTATTCAGTAGTGGAAACGATGCCGGATTTCCCCGGAGGACAGAAAGAACTACTGAGTTTTTTGAGTCGCAATATCAAGTATCCGACGAAGGCGATAGAAAATAAAATTCAGGGTCGTGTTATTGTACAGTTTGTGGTTAACAAAGATGGTAGTATTTTTGGTGCGAAAGTAGTACGTAGCGTTGATCCGGATTTGGATAAAGAAGCTCTTCGAGTGATTAATTCGATGCCAAAATGGAAGCCGGGAATGCAAAAAGGGGAGCCTGTATCTGTGAAGTTTACAGTTCCTATTGTATTCAGAAATCAACTAAATTAGGAATCTTATTCGCCACGATTTATAGAAGTAATTGCAAGGATACATAGTCAGTAATATATAGGTATTAGCAAAGCATACCTTGCAAATTTCTATAATTCGTGGTGAAAAGAACTTTTGTCGCATTAATTATTGTTTTGATAATTTCCCCGAACGAAAAATATGCTCTATCTTTGTCCCTATATATTTGCTTCCGCTTTTATAGAGATACTGTATGAGGAAAGGATTTCTTTACTTATTTACTTTTGCCGTTATCATTCTGTCGCTCGCTTCGTGCACTGCCACTAAGTATGTGCCGGATGGCTCTTATCTGCTGGATGAAGTCAAGATTCATACAGATCAGAAAAATGTCCGTCCTTCTTCCTTACGAATGTATGTGCGACAGAACCCTAATGCCAAATGGTTCAGTTTAATCAAAACACAGCTTTATGTTTACAACCTTTCAGGACGAGACTCTACTAAATGGGGAAATAAGTTCCTGAGAAGAATCGGGGATGCTCCTGTAATCTATAGTGAGACTGAAGCGCAGCGCTCGCAAGATGAAATTACAAAGGCAATGCGCAATATGGGCTATATGGCGGCCACAGTGAAGCGTTCGACTAAAATAAAGAAGAAAAAGATCAAGCTGTATTATGAGGTGACAGCCGGCGATCCTTATATTGTCAATTCATTAAAATATGATATTCGTGATCCTAAGATTGCTGATTTTCTGAAGCAGGATTCCGCCAAAAGTCTGCTGAAAGAAGGAATGATATTTGATGTGAACGTGCTGGATGCCGAGCGTCAGCGAATTACTGACAAGTTGCTTCGGAATGGTTATTATAAGTTCAATAAGGATTATGT
This sequence is a window from Bacteroides thetaiotaomicron VPI-5482. Protein-coding genes within it:
- a CDS encoding M56 family metallopeptidase, whose product is MESFAIYLIKVNIALIVLYAFYKLSFSKDTFFRLRRIMLLLICVTSLIYPLIDFSGWTDEYAIGETFTTVYNKLLPEVLVTTALPVATTEVEVTTWQAGTWLWIIYGLGIGMLLLRNLLEVSKIHRSLVCSQRYSLKGVPVYQSEDVGEPCSFFHWIFINPMQYSDKEINEILIHEQTHVRELHSLDIILVQLVILLCWFNPFSWLIRSEIRMNHEYLADKQVVTSGYDKKSYQYHLLGIKHTSLAAANFYNNFSVLPLKKRIKMLNRKRTHNIMVGKYLMFIPVAALLLLFSNCANKKADKVQSDTEKADTIELTAEPEKTAEPQVDITITETKGDSIYSVVETMPDFPGGQKELLSFLSRNIKYPTKAIENKIQGRVIVQFVVNKDGSIFGAKVVRSVDPDLDKEALRVINSMPKWKPGMQKGEPVSVKFTVPIVFRNQLN